TAAAGCTACTGAAACCATTTCCCTTTGACATGTCAACACTCCTTTCATACTTATTATGAGAAGGTATGCTGTTTTCATGCATTTTAAGATTCTTTTTCTACTATCCACTTACTCATGGTTTCAAGAGATAAGCCTAAGTTACCAATTTGACAATGGTTTTGTGCATGCTCTGCTCTTGTAAAGACGTGCTCTGTAATAGATTTGGTATTTTTAAGAGCTTTAACTTGAAGGTCGTGCATTTTAAGTGGAATAAAATGATCTTCTGCTCCAGTTAAAATTAACACATCTTGTTTTACCAGTTCAGATTTAAGATGCTCTTCATTGAATTCCAATATTGCCATTCCACTGTCAAGTGGTGTATCAGTCTTTGTAATATACATAAGATTCTCAACACCCCATTTTTCTTGAGGCATCATTTTCATCTTTAAATCCGACATCCAAGCCATAAGTTTTGGATGCTTGAAAAGCCATCTTGCAAATTTCTCAATAGATTCTGGTGGTATCTTCATATAATCATAAGCGATACTAGAAGCTATGACTCTCTTGATTCTTGGCTCATAAGCTGCCGCTCTGAAACATAGCCATCCACCCATTGAAATCCCCAATAAAGTCACATCATCTAAGTCAAAATAGTCAAGAACAGCTTTTACTGGCTTTTCCCATTCATAGGTCAGTGCCAATCCTTGTTTTTTAAGAGCACTTC
This window of the Vallitalea okinawensis genome carries:
- a CDS encoding alpha/beta fold hydrolase; protein product: MLQFNFPIGYHEFHKTKIMDFQMNRWYSMGYTRKEDMADAASRINKVDDWKDEMIRQAEKALKEKRLMNATFYYRAAEFFTSPSDPDKIKLYDKFIDMFYNQVFKDEPFQRFPVPYGNVSLPAMKVPPRGNEKKGTIVIHGGFDSFIEEFYSMATYFADLNYEVVLFEGPGQGSALKKQGLALTYEWEKPVKAVLDYFDLDDVTLLGISMGGWLCFRAAAYEPRIKRVIASSIAYDYMKIPPESIEKFARWLFKHPKLMAWMSDLKMKMMPQEKWGVENLMYITKTDTPLDSGMAILEFNEEHLKSELVKQDVLILTGAEDHFIPLKMHDLQVKALKNTKSITEHVFTRAEHAQNHCQIGNLGLSLETMSKWIVEKES